A window of Citrus sinensis cultivar Valencia sweet orange chromosome 7, DVS_A1.0, whole genome shotgun sequence contains these coding sequences:
- the LOC102630336 gene encoding alkane hydroxylase MAH1-like isoform X2: MALIGLLDIFLAIICFLILRYCFSNNNGIPKNFPVVGPWFANMDILATVDPANVHHIMSSNFSNFPKGPEFKRIFDILGDGIFNSDSDLWKNQRRFAQALMNRHSFYKFLVKSNQAKLEKGLIPILDHMSKQGTTVDLQDLFQRFTFDSTSLFVTGYDPGCLSIEFPEVRLLMALEDAEESIFYRHVVPESLWKLQRWLGIGEEKKLKKAKETLDSVIFELIQRKRREINEEILSKEIDGVDLLASYMHENKTIMGELQRADDNFLRDTVLNFMIAGRDTTSSALTWFFWLISKNPKAETKIREELSSIVPAEKLGKWWDFDTQKLNQLVYLHGALCEALRLYPPVPFQHKVPLVPDTLPSGHRAVPRTKILFSLYAMGRMKSIWGEDCLEFRPERWISESGGIKWEPSYKFFSFNAGPRTCLGKEVAFTQMKAVAAGVIHNYDIQVVEGQRPGPNVSIILYMKHGLKVRVHDRWAK, translated from the exons ATGGCTTTAATTGGGCTTTTGGATATCTTCTTGGCAATCATTTGCTTCTTGATTCTTCGATATTGTTTCAGCAATAACAATGGAATCCCAAAGAACTTCCCAGTCGTAG GTCCTTGGTTCGCAAACATGGACATATTGGCCACAGTTGATCCAGCCAACGTACATCACATAATGAGCTCAAACTTCTCAAATTTCCCGAAAGGGCCAGAGTTCAAGCGAATCTTTGATATTTTAGGAGATGGGATTTTCAACTCCGACTCAGATTTGTGGAAAAACCAAAGAAGGTTTGCTCAAGCTTTGATGAATCGTCATAGCTTCTACAAGTTTTTGGTGAAATCCAATCAAGCTAAACTGGAGAAAGGGCTGATTCCAATTCTTGATCACATGTCCAAACAAGGCACAACAGTTGATCTGCAGGATTTGTTCCAGAGGTTTACGTTTGATTCTACGAGCTTATTTGTTACAGGCTATGATCCTGGTTGTTTGTCAATTGAATTTCCAGAAGTTCGACTCCTAATGGCATTGGAAGATGCCGAGGAATCAATATTTTATCGGCATGTTGTTCCGGAAAGCTTGTGGAAGCTACAAAGATGGCTTGGAAttggagaagaaaagaaactgaaaaaagCTAAGGAAACGTTAGATAGTGTCATATTCGAACTCATACAAAGGAAAAGAAGAGAGATTAACGAAGAAATTTTATCGAAAGAAATAGATGGGGTGGATTTGTTAGCATCATACATGCACGAAAACAAAACCATTATGGGAGAATTGCAACGTGCTGACGACAATTTCTTGAGAGATACAGTCTTGAATTTCATGATTGCGGGGAGAGACACAACTAGTTCAGCTCTCACTTGGTTCTTTTGGCTTATTTCAAAGAACCCAAAAGCAGAAACCAAGATTAGAGAAGAGCTTAGTTCGATAGTACCAGCTGAGAAACTCGGAAAATGGTGGGATTTTGACACGCAAAAGCTAAATCAATTGGTTTATTTACATGGCGCTTTGTGCGAAGCATTAAGGCTTTACCCACCAGTTCCTTTTCAGCATAAAGTTCCTTTAGTGCCAGACACTCTTCCAAGCGGACACCGCGCCGTTCCGAGAACAAAGATCTTGTTTTCTCTGTATGCAATGGGGAGAATGAAGTCAATATGGGGAGAAGATTGCTTGGAATTTAGGCCTGAAAGATGGATTTCTGAAAGTGGAGGGATCAAATGGGAGCCGTCGTACAAGTTCTTCTCATTTAATGCAGGACCAAGGACTTGTTTAGGCAAAGAGGTCGCTTTCACTCAAATGAAAGCTGTGGCTGCCGGCGTAATTCATAACTATGATATTCAAGTTGTGGAAGGACAGCGTCCTGGCCCCAATGTGTCTATTATTCTCTATATGAAGCATGGATTAAAGGTTAGGGTTCATGATAGATGGGCTAAATAA
- the LOC102630336 gene encoding alkane hydroxylase MAH1-like isoform X1: MALIGLLDIFLAIICFLILRYCFSNNNGIPKNFPVVGTLPHLLLNVHRIHDYSTEVLEKTQCTFLFKGPWFANMDILATVDPANVHHIMSSNFSNFPKGPEFKRIFDILGDGIFNSDSDLWKNQRRFAQALMNRHSFYKFLVKSNQAKLEKGLIPILDHMSKQGTTVDLQDLFQRFTFDSTSLFVTGYDPGCLSIEFPEVRLLMALEDAEESIFYRHVVPESLWKLQRWLGIGEEKKLKKAKETLDSVIFELIQRKRREINEEILSKEIDGVDLLASYMHENKTIMGELQRADDNFLRDTVLNFMIAGRDTTSSALTWFFWLISKNPKAETKIREELSSIVPAEKLGKWWDFDTQKLNQLVYLHGALCEALRLYPPVPFQHKVPLVPDTLPSGHRAVPRTKILFSLYAMGRMKSIWGEDCLEFRPERWISESGGIKWEPSYKFFSFNAGPRTCLGKEVAFTQMKAVAAGVIHNYDIQVVEGQRPGPNVSIILYMKHGLKVRVHDRWAK, translated from the coding sequence ATGGCTTTAATTGGGCTTTTGGATATCTTCTTGGCAATCATTTGCTTCTTGATTCTTCGATATTGTTTCAGCAATAACAATGGAATCCCAAAGAACTTCCCAGTCGTAGGTACGCTGCCACACCTTCTTCTTAACGTTCATCGTATCCATGATTATAGCACAGAAGTTCTAGAGAAAACTCAATGCACATTTTTATTCAAAGGTCCTTGGTTCGCAAACATGGACATATTGGCCACAGTTGATCCAGCCAACGTACATCACATAATGAGCTCAAACTTCTCAAATTTCCCGAAAGGGCCAGAGTTCAAGCGAATCTTTGATATTTTAGGAGATGGGATTTTCAACTCCGACTCAGATTTGTGGAAAAACCAAAGAAGGTTTGCTCAAGCTTTGATGAATCGTCATAGCTTCTACAAGTTTTTGGTGAAATCCAATCAAGCTAAACTGGAGAAAGGGCTGATTCCAATTCTTGATCACATGTCCAAACAAGGCACAACAGTTGATCTGCAGGATTTGTTCCAGAGGTTTACGTTTGATTCTACGAGCTTATTTGTTACAGGCTATGATCCTGGTTGTTTGTCAATTGAATTTCCAGAAGTTCGACTCCTAATGGCATTGGAAGATGCCGAGGAATCAATATTTTATCGGCATGTTGTTCCGGAAAGCTTGTGGAAGCTACAAAGATGGCTTGGAAttggagaagaaaagaaactgaaaaaagCTAAGGAAACGTTAGATAGTGTCATATTCGAACTCATACAAAGGAAAAGAAGAGAGATTAACGAAGAAATTTTATCGAAAGAAATAGATGGGGTGGATTTGTTAGCATCATACATGCACGAAAACAAAACCATTATGGGAGAATTGCAACGTGCTGACGACAATTTCTTGAGAGATACAGTCTTGAATTTCATGATTGCGGGGAGAGACACAACTAGTTCAGCTCTCACTTGGTTCTTTTGGCTTATTTCAAAGAACCCAAAAGCAGAAACCAAGATTAGAGAAGAGCTTAGTTCGATAGTACCAGCTGAGAAACTCGGAAAATGGTGGGATTTTGACACGCAAAAGCTAAATCAATTGGTTTATTTACATGGCGCTTTGTGCGAAGCATTAAGGCTTTACCCACCAGTTCCTTTTCAGCATAAAGTTCCTTTAGTGCCAGACACTCTTCCAAGCGGACACCGCGCCGTTCCGAGAACAAAGATCTTGTTTTCTCTGTATGCAATGGGGAGAATGAAGTCAATATGGGGAGAAGATTGCTTGGAATTTAGGCCTGAAAGATGGATTTCTGAAAGTGGAGGGATCAAATGGGAGCCGTCGTACAAGTTCTTCTCATTTAATGCAGGACCAAGGACTTGTTTAGGCAAAGAGGTCGCTTTCACTCAAATGAAAGCTGTGGCTGCCGGCGTAATTCATAACTATGATATTCAAGTTGTGGAAGGACAGCGTCCTGGCCCCAATGTGTCTATTATTCTCTATATGAAGCATGGATTAAAGGTTAGGGTTCATGATAGATGGGCTAAATAA
- the LOC102630642 gene encoding caffeic acid 3-O-methyltransferase-like yields MSSFHDQLMKPPNDEEDFMLIMELAHSSLLPMTMKAIIELGVLEILAKASPSQLSSSEIASQLPTNNQEASTVLDRMLRLLASYSFLTYNLVTNKDGNVCGVYGLASVCRYLLPNEDGVSLAPIFLLAREKVSVDPWYHLKDCLLEGTLPFMKAHNTKNPFEYAMKDARRRNLFNQSMSNHTALVMKKILEIYKGFEEINQLVDVAGGLGANLSLLVSKYPQIRGINFDSPHVIKDAPSYPGVEHVGGDMFVEVPKGEAIFLKLILHDWSDDQCVKILKNCYDALPEFGKVIVVDSLIPESLETDILSRLVYLLDIQMYTIFPGAKERTVEELKALATKAGFTAVKLVCRGYSCWLVELYK; encoded by the exons ATGAGTTCATTCCATGACCAACTCATGAAACCACCAAACGATGAGGAAGATTTCATGCTGATCATGGAGCTTGCCCACAGCTCATTACTTCCGATGACCATGAAAGCTATCATCGAGCTTGGTGTGTTAGAGATTTTAGCTAAAGCTAGTCCATCTCAGCTTTCTTCTTCTGAGATTGCATCTCAGCTGCCCACAAATAACCAAGAAGCCTCAACAGTGCTTGATCGAATGTTACGACTCCTTGCTAGTTACTCTTTCCTAACATATAATCTTGTCACAAATAAAGATGGAAATGTTTGCGGAGTATATGGTTTAGCGTCCGTTTGCAGATATTTGCTTCCAAATGAAGACGGAGTTTCTCTTGCTCCCATTTTCCTCTTAGCTCGGGAGAAAGTTTCTGTAGATCCTTG GTACCACTTGAAAGATTGTTTATTGGAAGGGACCCTACCTTTTATGAAGGCACATAATACAAAAAATCCATTTGAGTATGCTATGAAAGATGCTAGAAGACGGAACCTCTTCAATCAATCAATGAGCAATCATACGGCTTTAGTTATGAAgaaaattcttgaaatctaCAAAGGATTTGAAGAGATAAACCAATTGGTAGATGTTGCCGGTGGTTTAGGTGCTAATCTCAGCTTACTAGTTTCTAAATACCCACAAATTCGGGGTATTAACTTTGACTCGCCTCATGTCATTAAAGATGCACCTTCTTATCCAg GTGTGGAGCATGTTGGAGGAGATATGTTTGTTGAAGTGCCTAAAGGAGAAGCTATTTTTCTGAAG TTGATACTTCATGACTGGAGTGATGACCAATGTGTGAAGATACTGAAGAATTGCTACGATGCTCTTCCAGAATTCGGGAAGGTCATTGTGGTAGACTCTTTAATACCAGAGTCCCTTGAGACTGATATTTTAAGCAGGCTTGTTTATCTGCTTGACATACAAATGTACACTATATTTCCTGGGGCAAAGGAGAGGACAGTAGAGGAGTTGAAGGCTCTGGCGACAAAAGCTGGATTTACAGCTGTTAAACTTGTCTGTCGTGGTTACAGCTGTTGGCTTGTTGAACTCTACAAATGA